The Pseudofrankia sp. DC12 region CGTCCGCCAGCGCCAGCGGGACCAGCGTCGTCTTGCCCGTGCCGGGCGGCGCCACCAGCACGGCGGCCCCGCCCGCATCGGCTCCGTCCGGGGCGGCGCCGGGGCCGCGAGTAGAACGCCCGTCGCCGGTCAGCGCGGCGATGAGCGCGGGCAGGACGTCCCGGACGGGCAGGTCCACCCCGGTGGCCGCGCGGTCGGGCAACATGCGGCCAGTGTCCCATCGACGATCACGCATCGCGACCCACGGCCGTCGTTCGGGCGGCGGTGGGAAGCTCGGCCCGTAGACACGCGCCGGCGGGCCGAGCGGATGGCGCAGGCCCGCCGGCTGGTCGGCCAGGCCGGACAGGACCGCACTGTGCCCTGGTACCTCGCGTTCGGCTGTGCCGCGGCCGGGGCCGGCGCGTCCTTCGACGCGTTCGGCGACACCATCGGTTTCTTCTACGCCCTCGGGCTGTCCGTCGCGTTCGCCGGGCTGTCCTGGGGGACGCTGCGGCTGGTCCCGGCCATGCTGGCGGACCTGAGCCAGGAAGGATACGGCGCGCCGAGGACGTGGCTGACGCTGCTGCGGGCTCCGGTGACGGCCCGGGGATCTCTCGTCCTGGCGGCCGCCGTCCCGGTCGCGGTGGCGCTGGCGAAGACGGTCGGGTTCTTCTTTCTCGGCGGGGTTGCGCTGGTTCTGGTCGCCACGGGCCTGGCCCTGGCCGCCGCGTGGGCGCTCAACCGGTCCTGACCGCGGCGCCCGGCGAAGACCGCGGAGCCGCAGGTGCTGGGCGGCGGACATCGCGAACCGCCATGGACTCCGGTCAGCCTGTGTACGGATTCCGCAGGCTCACCGAAGCCAACCGGTCGAACAGGGCGACCTGGTCGGGGCCGGCATTAGGCCGCACCGAGACGGTTGATGATCTTGTCGAGGTTCTGGAGCTCGGCGTCGGCGGATGAGCCGTAGGCCAGGGCCAGGGCCGCGCGAAGGCCGGTGAAGGCGGCCAGCGCCGCCTGCGCCTGGCCGGTGGCGGCGAGCATGAACGCCGCGGTACGGCGAGCTTCGAGGAGGCGCAGGGGTCCTCCGCGGCCGGGTCGACATGGTCGAGGTAGGCGCGAAGACGGTCGAGGGCTGCCTGCGGATCCGCCTGGACCGACGGCGGCGCGGCCTGGACGTGCAGTGAGCGCAGCGACTCACCGCTCCCAGTGCCGTAGAAGACCCGTTCGCCGGTGAGAAGACCGAAAAGCAGGCAGCCAAGCGAGTAGATGTCGGAAGCGGTGGTGATGACGCTGCCGAGGTGTTGCTCGGGCGACATGTAGTCCGGGGTGCCGATGGTGTGATCGACCTGGGTCAGGCGCGGTGGGGCGTCGGCGCCGCGCAGGATCGCGATGCCGAAGTCGAGAACCTTGACGAACCCACCGGGGACCAGCATGAGGTTCGCCGGCTTGATGTCCCGATGGACGATGTCGACCGCATGGACGCTCGCCAACACGGCCGCGACCTGAGCCGTGACGCCTGCCGCCTGGGCGATGCCAAGCGGGGCCTTCTCATAGTCAGCGCTTTCGATGAGCGTTTCGACGGTGGACCCGCGTAGCAGCTGCATGACGAGCCAGATCCGCCGGCTGCCGTCCGGAAACGTATGGACGCCGGTGTCGAAGACGGCGGGAATGCCGGGGTGCTCCAGACCGGCCGTCGTCCGGATCTCCCGCAGGAACCGCTTCTGGGTGATGGCCTGCTGCTCGTCAAACGTCAACCGCTCCGGGCTGCCCGGTGGGCCGGGTGGGCTCCCGGGCGGCCGGAGCAGCTTGATCGCGACGGGACGGTCCAGGCGCTCGTCGTAGCCGTAGAAGACCTCGCTCATGCCGCCGCTGCCGAGCAGGCCGTCGACGCGGTAGCGACCGGCGAGGCGGATCCGCTCGTCGGGGGCGTTCGCGCTTTCCGTCGTGTGCGGGTCAGTCACGCCTCACCCTGCCGAGGTGTCGCATCCTTCTACGGTTTTACCGCGCCGGACCTGCCGCGAGTTGTCCTGTTTGGGAAGAGCTGGTCAGGTCGTCTCGCGGAGCATCTCGGTGCGCAGCCGGGCGAGCGCCTCGTCGCGGGCCGGGTCGGTGATGATCCGGTAGGCACGGGTCCGGGCCGCCTGCTTGAACGCCTGCTGGAACTCGGCATTGTCGAAGTAGAGCTTCATGAACTCGTTGTTCCGCTCGGCGTTGACCGCGACGATGTCGTCCAGACGGCCGTCGGCGACCTGGCCGAACCGCGCCTCGTCGTTCATCAGCGCGACCTGCTGCATCCGAGGATCCTCGACCAGGCCGGCGACCTGCTGGAAGAGCAGGATCTGGTCGGACGTGCCCAGATCGAGGCCGAAATGCTCGTTCAGGTCGTTGATGACGTCCGCGAGCCGGGCCAGCTCCGGCTCGACGAAACCACCGCCGTCGGCCGCGTGGCCGCGGACGACCTGGTCGCCGGACGGCGAGAGCGACACGTCGTGGCGGCCGGTGAACTCGAGGCGATAGTGGGTCAGGTCCGAGTCGCCGATGTCGACGGCGGCGGCTTCCCGGCCGGGGAGGCGCCGTAGGAGGATCCGGCCGTACTGATAGAGCCGCTCCAGGGTCGGGTCGCCCCAGTCCAGGATCTGCGCGAGCAGGCTGTAGGCCCGGCAGTACTTCGTCAGCGCGTCGCGGAACTGCTCACGCTCCGCCACGGTTTCCAGCGCTCTGAACCGGTCGACGGCGGGGTCGAGGAGCCGGTGCAGCTCGGCGTGCAGCTTGCGCTCGGCCGCGCCGGGCATCCGGTCCGGGCCGGCCGCCGCGAGCACCCGCATGAACGACTCCAGCTCGGAGACGTCCAGGATCTGGTAGCCCATGACCTCGGTCTGCTTGCTGTACAGCAGGTTCGCGTCGGGCTGCTCGGTCAGTGCGCCCTCGAACCAGGGCTTGAACGACGTCTGGATGTCCTCGGCGTCGTTGACGAAGTCGACGATCCGGACGTCGTCCTGGCTCTTGAGCGGGTGGGTCCGGTTCAGCCGGGACAGCGTCTGGACCGCGGCCACGCCGGTCAGCGGCTTGTCGACGTACATCGCGCACAGCAGCGGCTGGTCGAAGCCGGTCTGGTACTTGTCCGCGACGACGAGAATCCGGTACTCGTCCTGGTTGCGCGCCGCCGCGTCCGGGTCGTCGGCCTTCGTGTAGGCGAACCTCGCCGGCAGCTGGCCTTCCGGGAACCCGTTGATCTTCGATTCGGTGAACTCGTGGCTGCTTTCCTCGTCGGTCAGCGTGCCCGAGAACGCGACCAGCGGGCGGCAGTTCGTGAGCCCGGCGTCGTCGACGAACCGGCGGATCGCCTGGAAGAGGTTCAGCGCCTGCTGACGGCCGTCGGTGACGACCATGGCCTTCGCCCGGCCGCCGAGCCGGCCGGAGATGTTCTTGTCGAAGTCCTCGACGATCAGCCTCGCCTTCTGCGCGGCCGAGCCGGGGTGCGCCTCGACCAGCTGCACGAGCTTGCGCCGGGCCTTCTTCTTCTCGACCTCCGGGTTGGAGATCTCCGACTCCTGCTGCTCGACGGCGGCGCTGCTCAGCCGCCACATCGCCTCGTAGGTGAGGTAGTTCTTCAGCACGTCGAGGATGTAGCCCTCGTCGATCGCCTGCTGCATCGAGTAGATGTGGAAGGGCGCGAGCAGTGGCTCGCCGCCGTCGTCCAGGCGCGTCGGGTCGGGGGTGCCGAACAGCTTCAGCGTCGCCGACGTCGGAGTCGCGGTGAAGGCGAAGTAGGACAGGTTCGGCTGCCGGCCGCGGACCCTGGTCTGGTAGGTCGCCTCGTCCTCGTCGGGATCCCGGTCCGATCGCGCACCGATGGCCTGCTTGAGCTTCGCCGCCTGCTCGCCGGTCTGCGAGGTGTGCGCCTCATCGATGATCACGGCATAGCGCTTCGCGCGCAGGCCCTTGCCGGCGACCTTGTCGAGGATGAACGGGTACTTCTCCAGCGTCGAGATGATGATCTGCGACGTCGCGTCGGCCAGCGCGGCGGCGAGCTGCGCCGAGTCCTCGTCGATCTTCTTGACGACGCCAGGGGTGTGGTCGAACTGGTAGATCGTGTCCTGGAGCTGCCGGTCGAGGACGACCCGGTCGGTGATGACGACGACCTTGTCGAACACCTTCTGGTTCTTCTCGTCGAACAGGGTCGACAGGCGGTGCGCGAGCCAGGCGATCGTGTTCGACTTGCCCGAGCCGGCGGAATGCTGGACCAGGTAGTTCTGGCCGGCGCCGGACGCGCGGGCATGGCCGACCATCTTCTGGACGGCGTGCCACTGGTGGTAGCGGGGGAAGATCCGGTCCAGCTCGTGGACGCTGGTCTTCGTGCCCTTCTTCGTCCCCTTGGCATCGACGTGCGCGAACCGCTGCAGCATCTCCAGCCAGTTGTCCGGGCTCCAGACCTGCTCCCACAGGTAGGCCACCCGGTAGGAGCCCTCCGTGGCCGGCGGGTTGCCGGCCGCGCCGGACTCCCCCGGGCCGTTCGAGCCGAGGTTGAACGGCAGGAACCGGGTGTCCGCTCCCTTCAGCCGGGTCGCGACGAAGGCCCGGTCCGGGTCGACGGCGAAGTGCACCAGGGCGCGCTTCGCGAAGAACAGCTCCCGCGGGTCCCGCTTCCGGTACTGCGCGATCGCGTCCTCCGCGGACTGCCCGGTCATCCCGTTCTTCAGCTCGACGGACGCCACCGGCAGACCGTTGACGAAGAACGCCAGATCCACCGACTCGTGCGGGTTCTTCGCGCTGAAACGCAGCTGCCGGGCGACCGTCAGGACGTTGGCCTCGTACTCCTTGAGCGCGTCGACGGCGAGCGTGTGCCCGGGCCGGAAGTACGCCAGGTCGATCTGGACCCCACGATCCCGCACACCCTGGCGCAGCACGTCCAGAACGCCGCGGGCGTCGATCTCGGACGCCACCCGCTGCGAGAACTGCCGGTGCGCCACCACCTTGTCGCCGTAGAGCTCAACCAGCCGGTCCCAGCTCTTCTGCTGGGTCGCGCCGATGAACCGCAGAAGCTCGGCCGTGTCGATCCCCTGCACGGCGTCAAACCCGAGGGTCGGCTGGCCCCGCTTCCACCCCCGGTCGAGCAGCTCCTGCTCCACCCGGGCCTCGAACGCCAGCTCCGTGTACGCCCCCGGCGTCATGCCACAGCCCCTGTCCGCGCCGTCGTCACATCGATC contains the following coding sequences:
- a CDS encoding serine/threonine-protein kinase produces the protein MTDPHTTESANAPDERIRLAGRYRVDGLLGSGGMSEVFYGYDERLDRPVAIKLLRPPGSPPGPPGSPERLTFDEQQAITQKRFLREIRTTAGLEHPGIPAVFDTGVHTFPDGSRRIWLVMQLLRGSTVETLIESADYEKAPLGIAQAAGVTAQVAAVLASVHAVDIVHRDIKPANLMLVPGGFVKVLDFGIAILRGADAPPRLTQVDHTIGTPDYMSPEQHLGSVITTASDIYSLGCLLFGLLTGERVFYGTGSGESLRSLHVQAAPPSVQADPQAALDRLRAYLDHVDPAAEDPCASSKLAVPRRSCSPPPARRRRRWPPSPAFARPWPWPTAHPPTPSSRTSTRSSTVSVRPNAGPDQVALFDRLASVSLRNPYTG
- a CDS encoding DEAD/DEAH box helicase family protein, whose protein sequence is MTPGAYTELAFEARVEQELLDRGWKRGQPTLGFDAVQGIDTAELLRFIGATQQKSWDRLVELYGDKVVAHRQFSQRVASEIDARGVLDVLRQGVRDRGVQIDLAYFRPGHTLAVDALKEYEANVLTVARQLRFSAKNPHESVDLAFFVNGLPVASVELKNGMTGQSAEDAIAQYRKRDPRELFFAKRALVHFAVDPDRAFVATRLKGADTRFLPFNLGSNGPGESGAAGNPPATEGSYRVAYLWEQVWSPDNWLEMLQRFAHVDAKGTKKGTKTSVHELDRIFPRYHQWHAVQKMVGHARASGAGQNYLVQHSAGSGKSNTIAWLAHRLSTLFDEKNQKVFDKVVVITDRVVLDRQLQDTIYQFDHTPGVVKKIDEDSAQLAAALADATSQIIISTLEKYPFILDKVAGKGLRAKRYAVIIDEAHTSQTGEQAAKLKQAIGARSDRDPDEDEATYQTRVRGRQPNLSYFAFTATPTSATLKLFGTPDPTRLDDGGEPLLAPFHIYSMQQAIDEGYILDVLKNYLTYEAMWRLSSAAVEQQESEISNPEVEKKKARRKLVQLVEAHPGSAAQKARLIVEDFDKNISGRLGGRAKAMVVTDGRQQALNLFQAIRRFVDDAGLTNCRPLVAFSGTLTDEESSHEFTESKINGFPEGQLPARFAYTKADDPDAAARNQDEYRILVVADKYQTGFDQPLLCAMYVDKPLTGVAAVQTLSRLNRTHPLKSQDDVRIVDFVNDAEDIQTSFKPWFEGALTEQPDANLLYSKQTEVMGYQILDVSELESFMRVLAAAGPDRMPGAAERKLHAELHRLLDPAVDRFRALETVAEREQFRDALTKYCRAYSLLAQILDWGDPTLERLYQYGRILLRRLPGREAAAVDIGDSDLTHYRLEFTGRHDVSLSPSGDQVVRGHAADGGGFVEPELARLADVINDLNEHFGLDLGTSDQILLFQQVAGLVEDPRMQQVALMNDEARFGQVADGRLDDIVAVNAERNNEFMKLYFDNAEFQQAFKQAARTRAYRIITDPARDEALARLRTEMLRETT